The bacterium DNA window TATTCAATTTGATACTTATTTCACGGCCTTTTTTTTCCAATTTATCCCTTGTGCCTGCATCTACTTTTGTGATTGTCCTTGTAATGTCCCGAAGTGATCTTGCCAAAGTTACAACATCTTTCCACTCGGATGCTCCGGAATCCAGCAGCCCTTTATCACGCAAAATTTGCAGGTTTTCATCAAGTTCAACCATATGGCGTATAATTTGGCCTCTAATTGTTAGTTTCTCTTCCGCCTGCTCTATAGCTCCCCTATCAAGAAGCTGCTGGATTTCAAAAGCCCCAGATTTCACTGATTCGGCGCACTCCAGCTCCTGTAATAAAATTTCGCTCGCTGTTTCTCCTGGTATAATCATTTTCGCCGCCTTTTCTATATTTCTACATCAAGCAAGAGCCCCATAACATTACTGATCTTTTCCATTAGCCGTACCATTTTCTCCGGTGGTATCTCTCTTATCACTTTCTCAGTATCCTTGTCCACAACTTTGATAATTGTTCTGCCTGTCGACTTATCAACTGAAAATGAAAGGCTCGTATTAAAGACAGAAGAAACCTTGTTCATACCATCAGCTATCTCCTGTGCTGTATGCTCATCCAGGGCGACCGCATTTTCAACATTATTCTGGACCTCTCTTGACTGTGACGAAATTTCCCGCTCCGGAGCAATATTGGAAGAAGCTGCTGATTCTCCGATAAGAATACTGTCTTTAACTTCATCAATCGGATGAATTCCCTGTACTCCGCTCATAAATCTCACCTCCTCTACACTTATTATCCTAACAAAGAATTAATGCTGTTTGTTAATGAATTAACTAAATTTAGCTGATTATTTGCCATAATCAGCATACTCTGCAGAGATGAAAATTGCGTTCTGTAATAATTTTCCCGCCCTGCAAGCCTCTCGTCCAGGCTGGCAATTCTCTTATCTATCTGATCAATCCTGTCATCAAGAGAATCGCTTCTGTCATCAATAATTCCGTAGGTCTCTGTGAACGGCTCAATCAGACTCTTTAATCTTGCTGCAACTCCGTTTGTCGAATTAAAAAGATTTTCTACAGATGCCGGATCATCATTAATCCAGTCGGTAAATGCAGAAGAATCCGATATTGATGCATGCAGGTCATCACCGAGAGTAATTCCGATTTCCGAAAGGTAAGACGGCTTATCTGTATCAACACCGCTTACCTGGCCGAGAAAAATTGAAAGAATGCTGTTCTTTAAGGATAAAAATACGCTCTCACCTGCAAGAGGCCCTCTTGAATAAGAGGTTGTATCAACATCTGTCTTCAGTTTGATGTAATCTATAAAATCATTGTATTTACTCAGCATTGTGTTTATTTTATTTCTTACCTGCGTGTCGTCCTTTTCAGCTTTCACTGTAACAGCTTCTGTGTCGCCGTCAGTATAACTGTCATTCGCAACTGTTACAGCCTTGAGTGTAAATTTAATTCCGTTAATAGTAAAATTATTGGATGATTTTGTTATCTCATCGGACGCGCTTGTGGAATTAATCGTAAATTTTGCATCGTTCCCTGATGTTTGGGTAACACCGGAAAATTTTAAAGTATCTGTCAGAAATGTTCCTGACACATCTTCCCATTGTATTTCTTCGCTTCCGGTTGCACTTGCAGTAAAGACAATTTTATCGAGAGTATCATCATAAAAAGCAGTTACTCCTGCATCAGAGCTGTTAATTCTGGAAATAATATCATTTAAACTGTCAGCATCAGCATCCCATTCAATTGTAGCTCCGTTTATTTTAAAACTTCCGGAATCAGATTCCGAAAG harbors:
- a CDS encoding flagellar protein FlaG — protein: MSGVQGIHPIDEVKDSILIGESAASSNIAPEREISSQSREVQNNVENAVALDEHTAQEIADGMNKVSSVFNTSLSFSVDKSTGRTIIKVVDKDTEKVIREIPPEKMVRLMEKISNVMGLLLDVEI
- the fliD gene encoding flagellar filament capping protein FliD; this translates as MTISLNSATEQSSIEQLVQQYMAIERQPIVRLEGKKSLLNIQKGVFSDTKSKLQALYDAADDLADTSDNSIFNAVQVSSSDTTSLTVTAGDDAAVGQYDIRIRQMATATTMKSTGYLNTHASVMSSIQVVDGYSTIDTSESWADAGFDTTPDGTVTINGTAFTLADYSTVDDFFDAVNDSAANANIYYDSDRDKIILESTDTSSLIISETGTNGLLTEANITADTYSTNQTGLDASDYLYKINFDTALSESDSGSFKINGATIEWDADADSLNDIISRINSSDAGVTAFYDDTLDKIVFTASATGSEEIQWEDVSGTFLTDTLKFSGVTQTSGNDAKFTINSTSASDEITKSSNNFTINGIKFTLKAVTVANDSYTDGDTEAVTVKAEKDDTQVRNKINTMLSKYNDFIDYIKLKTDVDTTSYSRGPLAGESVFLSLKNSILSIFLGQVSGVDTDKPSYLSEIGITLGDDLHASISDSSAFTDWINDDPASVENLFNSTNGVAARLKSLIEPFTETYGIIDDRSDSLDDRIDQIDKRIASLDERLAGRENYYRTQFSSLQSMLIMANNQLNLVNSLTNSINSLLG